From the Strix uralensis isolate ZFMK-TIS-50842 chromosome 33, bStrUra1, whole genome shotgun sequence genome, one window contains:
- the PFDN5 gene encoding prefoldin subunit 5, protein MAQPVNVAELTLPQLELLKGQLDQEVEFLSSSIAQLKVVQTKYVEAKDCLNVLNKSNEGKDLLVPLTSSMYVPGKLSDVERVLIDVGTGYYVEKTADDARDFFKRKIDFLTKQMEKIQPALQEKHAMKQAVVEMMSQKIQQLTALGAAQAAPTKA, encoded by the exons ATGGCGCAGCCGGTGAATGTGGCGGAGCTGACGCTGCCGCAGCTGGAGCTGCTCAAGGGGCAGCTCGACCAg GAGGTGGAGTTCCTCTCGTCCTCCATCGCCCAGCTCAAGGTGGTGCAGACCAAGTACGTGGAGGCCAAGGACTGTCTCAACGTGCTCAACAAGAGCAATGAGG GGAAGGACCTGCTGGTGCCGCTCACCAGCTCC atgtACGTCCCCGGGAAGCTCTCGGACGTCGAGCGCGTCCTCATCGACGTCGGAACCGGTTACTACGTGGAGAAG aCTGCAGACGACGCCCGTGACTTTTTTAAGCGGAAAATCGACTTCCTGACCAAGCAGATGGAGAAAATCCAACCGGCGCTGCAGGAGAAACACGCCATGAAGCAGG CCGTGGTGGAAATGATGAGCCAGAAGATCCAGCAGCTCACAGCCCTGGGAGCCGCCCAGGCTGCCCCCACCAAGGCGTAG
- the ASB8 gene encoding ankyrin repeat and SOCS box protein 8, with the protein MWYIMQSIQSKYSLSERLIRTIAAIRSFPRDNVEDLIGRGADVNCMHGTLKPLHCACMVADADCVELLLQKGAEVNALDGYNRTALHYAAEKDETCVEILLEYGANPNALDGNKDTPLHWAAFKNNAECVRSLLENGALVNARDYNNDTPLSWAAMKGNLESVSILLDFGAEVRVVNLKGQTPISRLVALLVRGLGTEREDSCFDLLHRAIGHFELRKNGSMPWEVTRDQQLCEKLTLLCSAPGTLQTLSRYAVRRSLGVRFLPEAVKQLPLPTCLKEYVLLLS; encoded by the exons ATGTGGTACATCATGCAGAGCATCCAGAGCAAGTACTCGCTGTCGGAGCGGCTCATCCGCACCATCGCCGCCATCCGTTCCTTCCCGCGGGACAACGTGGAGGATCTCATCGGCAGG GGCGCCGACGTGAACTGCATGCACGGCACCCTGAAACCGCTGCACTGCGCCTGCATGGTGGCTGACGCCGACTGCGtcgagctgctgctgcagaagggagCCGAG GTCAACGCCCTGGATGGCTACAACCGAACGGCCCTTCACTACGCGGCGGAAAAGGACGAAACCTGCGTGGAAATCCTCTTGGAGTACGGGGCCAACCCCAACGCGCTGGACGGCAACAAGGACACCCCGCTCCACTGGGCCGCCTTCAAGAACAACGCCGAGTGCGTGCGGTCGCTGCTGGAGAACGGCGCCTTGGTGAACGCCCGCGATTACAACAACGACACGCCGCTCAGCTGGGCGGCCATGAAGGGGAACCTGGAGAGCGTTAGCATCCTGCTCGACTTCGGGGCGGAGGTTCGGGTGGTTAATTTGAAAGGCCAAACCCCCATCTCGCGCTTGGTGGCATTGCTGGTTCGGGGCTTGGGTACGGAACGTGAGGATTCCTGCTTCGATCTTCTCCATCGAGCTATCGGACATTTTGAGCTGAGAAAAAATGGCAGCATGCCCTGGGAGGTGACGAGGGATCAGCAGCTCTGCGAAAAGCTCACCCTGCTCTGCTCGGCCCCCGGTACCTTACAGACGCTGTCGCGTTACGCCGTACGCCGCAGCCTGGGCGTGCGGTTCCTGCCGGAGGCGGTgaagcagctgcccctgcccacctGCCTGAAGGAGTACGTGCTGCTCCTCAGCTAA
- the PFKM gene encoding ATP-dependent 6-phosphofructokinase, muscle type: MAQTLRGHGHSESLGAGKAIAVLTSGGDAQGMNAAVRAVVRVGIYTGAKVYFVHEGYQGLVDGGDNIKEATWESVSMMLQLGGTVIGSARCQDFRTHEGRLKAARNLVKRGITNLCVIGGDGSLTGADTFRAEWSSLLTELVKGGGITAEEAKKSSHLNIVGMVGSIDNDFCGTDMTIGTDSALHRIMEIVDAITTTAQSHQRTFVLEVMGRHCGYLALITALACGADWVFIPEAPPEDDWEDHLCRRLTETRVGGSRLNIIIVAEGAIDKHGKAITSDDIKTLVVKRLGYDTRVTILGHVQRGGTPSAFDRILGSRMGVEAVMALLEGTPETPACVVSLSGNQAVRLPLMECVQVTKDVTMAMNEGRFEDALKLRGRSFQNNWNVYKLLAHIRPPSTKSGYTLAVLNVGAPAAGMNAAVRSTVRIGLIHGHRMLAVHDGFEGLAYGRVEEIGWDTVGSWTGLGGSKLGTKRTLPKKYFEEISINISNFGIHGLIIIGGFEAFTGSLELVEGRAKYEELCIPLCIIPATVSNNVPGSDFSIGADTALNTITTTCDRIKQSAAGTKRRVFIIETMGGFCGYLATMAGLAAGADAAYIYEEHFNIHDLQVNVEHLTEKMKTTVKRGLVLRNERCNENYTTDFIYNLYSEEGKGTFDCRKNVLGHMQQGGTPTPFDRNFGTKMGAKAVAWITGKIKECSRHGRIFANTADSACLLGMRKRSLVFQPIAELKEQTDFEHRIPKEQWWLKLRPILKILAKYNIELDTSEKAHLEHVTRKRISLESNI; the protein is encoded by the exons ATGGCGCAGACGCTGCGGGGACATGGGCACAGCGAGAGCCTGGGTGCCGGCAAAGCCATCGCCGTCCTCACCTCCGGGGGGGACGCCCAGG gcaTGAACGCGGCCGTCCGCGCCGTGGTGCGGGTGGGGATCTACACCGGCGCCAAGGTCTACTTCGTGCATGAG gGCTACCAGGGGCTGGTGGACGGTGGGGACAACATCAAGGAGGCCACGTGGGAGAGCGTCTCCATGATGCTGCAGCTG GGGGGTACGGTCATCGGCAGCGCCCGCTGCCAAGATTTTCGGACGCACGAGGGACGCCTGAAAGCTGCCCGTAACCTGGTGAAACGCGGCATCACCAACCTCTGCGTCATCGGTGGCGACGGCAGCCTCACCGGCGCCGACACCTTCCGCGCCGAGTGGAGCAGCCTCTTGACCGAGCTGGTGAAAGGGG GGGGGATCACGGCGGAGGAGGCGAAGAAATCGAGTCACCTGAACATCGTGGGCATGGTGGGCTCCATCGACAACGATTTCTGCGGCACCGACATGACCATCGGCACCGACTCGGCGCTGCACCGCATCATGGAGATCGTGGATGCCATCACCACCACGGCCCAGAG CCACCAGCGGACCTTCGTGCTGGAAGTCATGGGTCGCCACTGCGG CTACCTGGCGCTCATCACCGCCCTGGCCTGTGGCGCCGACTGGGTCTTCATCCCCGAGGCCCCCCCCGAGGATGACTGGGAAGACCACTTGTGCCGGAGGCTGACGGAG ACCCGTGTGGGCGGCTCGAGGCTGAACATCATCATCGTGGCCGAAGGCGCCATCGACAAGCACGGCAAGGCCATCACCTCCGACGACATCAAAACC CTGGTGGTGAAGCGTTTGGGATACGACACCCGCGTCACCATTTTGGGCCACGTCCAGCGTGGCGGGACACCCTCCGCCTTCGACCGCATCCTG GGCAGCCGGATGGGTGTTGAAGCCGTCATGGCTCTGCTGGAGGGGACCCCCGAGACCCCCGCCTGCGTCGTCAGCCTCTCGGGCAACCAAGCCGTGCGCCTGCCCCTCATGGAGTGTGTCCAGGTG ACCAAAGACGTGACGATGGCGATGAACGAGGGGCGCTTCGAAGACGCTCTGAAGCTGCGGGGCCG GAGTTTCCAAAACAACTGGAACGTGTACAAGCTGCTGGCACACATCCGCCCCCCCTCCACCAAG AGTGGTTACACGCTGGCCGTGCTCAACGTGGGCGCCCCGGCCGCCGGCATGAACGCGGCCGTCAGGTCGACCGTGCGCATCGGCCTCATCCACGGGCACCGGATGCTGGCGGTGCACGACGGCTTCGAGGGGCTCGCCTACGGGAGG GTGGAAGAGATCGGCTGGGACACGGTCGGCAGCTGGACGGGACTGGGAGGATCCAAACTGGGGACAAAGAG GACCCTGCCCAAGAAATACTTTGAGGAAATCAGCATCAACATCAGCAACTTCGGCATCCACGGGCTGATCATCATCGGCGGCTTCGAG gcTTTCACGGGCAGCCTGGAGCTGGTGGAGGGCAGGGCCAAGTACGAGGAGCTCTGCATCCCGCTCTGCATCATCCCCGCCACCGTCTCCAACAACGTCCCCGGCTCCGACTTCAGCATCGGCGCCGACACCGCGCTCAACACCATCACCACG ACCTGCGACCGCATCAAGCAGTCGGCGGCCGGGACCAAGCGCCGCGTCTTCATCATCGAGACCATGGGCGGCTTCTGCGGCTACTTGGCCACCATGGCGGGGCTGGCGGCCGGCGCCGATGCCGCCTACATCTACGAGGAGCACTTCAACATCCACGATTTGCAG GTCAACGTGGAGCATTTAACTGAAAAGATGAAGACGACGGTGAAGAGGGGGCTGGTGCTCAG GAACGAGCGGTGCAACGAGAACTACACCACCGATTTCATCTACAACCTCTACTCGGAGGAGGGGAAGGGCACCTTCGACTGCCGGAAAAACGTGCTGGGGCACATGCAGCAG GGCGGCACCCCGACCCCCTTCGACAGGAACTTTGGCACCAAAATGGGTGCCAAGGCGGTGGCCTGGATCACGGGGAAGATCAAGGAGTGCTCCCGGCACG GTCGGATCTTCGCCAACACGGCCGACTCGGCTTGTCTGCTGGGCATGCGCAAGCGCAGCCTCGTCTTCCAGCCCATCGCCGAGCTCAAGGAGCAGACAGATTTCGA GCACCGCATCCCCAAGGAGCAGTGGTGGCTGAAGCTTCGCCCCATCCTAAAAATCCTGGCCAAGTACAACATCGAGCTGGACACCTCGGagaaagcccacctggagcaCGTCACCCGCAAGAGGATCTCGCTCGAGTCCAACATTTAA
- the SENP1 gene encoding sentrin-specific protease 1 isoform X2 yields MRMEARDAARANHGSVFKAFPLPSRAGLRDPLSQPDSKFLPNKISGFACPAGNASCALNYSPEVPCPESYRTAGEPRAFGSSANGQWRGLVPPLGSVPQKPRVSRGSYLEARKNPSGTSNSFVGKSNHHCHASAFPIKPAQSPSWSGPCRRSLLSPKKTPRRFVSTAEETVREEEREIYRQLLQMVTGKQFSTSKPSSLFPFHLSRCSNSSKTVVKETPSKNSKLFEAHSVAPAPSATSVLRAQEQPSHKPSLYSAPSYPPNIFESSNSTAQHQQENLPASNTQSEGSDSVILLKVKDSRTPAPSLPFFQAELWIKELTSVYDSRARERWRQIEEQKALALQLQSQRLQEQEHSVQDLVDLNLRVPLEKEIPVTVVPEEKEDAKSADGEEEFPEITEEMEKEIKNVFRGGNQDEVLSEAFRLTITRKDIQTLNNLNWLNDEIINFYMNLLMERSKEKGLPAVHAFNTFFFTKLKTAGYQAVKRWTKKVDVFSVDLLLVPIHLGVHWCLAVVDFRKKTITYYDSMGGINSEACRILLRLLLVECSGRITPGRRDGGPIHGTGMGLALQLFSLC; encoded by the exons ATGAGGATGGAGGCCCGGGACGCGGCGCGGGCCAACCACGGCTCCGTGTTCAAGGCCTTTCCCCTGCCCTCGCGAGCCGGCCTGCGGGACCCGCTCTCCCAGCCCGACAGCAAG TTTTTACCCAACAAGATCAGCGGTTTCGCTTGCCCCGCTGGAAATGCGTCCTGCGCTCTCAATTACAGCCCGG AAGTCCCCTGCCCCGAGAGCTACCGGACAGCGGGGGAGCCTCGAGCCTTTGGCTCCAGCGCCAACGGGCAGTGGAGGGGTTTGGTTCCCCCTCTGGGCTCCGTGCCGCAGAAGCCGAGGGTGAGCCGAGGCTCTTACCTTGAAGCTCGCAAAAACCCCAG TGGGACGTCCAACAGTTTTGTAGGAAAATCGAACCACCATTGCCATGCGTCGGCTTTTCCCATCAAACCCGCTCAGAGCCCTTCCTGGAGCGGTCCGTGCCGCCGCAGCCTGCTTAGCCCCAAGAAAACTCCCCGGCGGTTCGTCAGCACGGCAGAGGAG ACTGTTCGAGAGGAGGAGCGAGAGATCTACAGGCAGTTGCTTCAGATGGTCacaggaaaacaattttccaCGTCCAAGCCCTCTTCGCTATTCCCCTTCCACCT GTCCAGGTGTTCAAATTCCAGCAAAACTGTAGTGAAGGAAACTCCCAGCAAGAACTCAAAGCTGTTTGAAGCTCACAGTGTTGCACCAGCCCCTTCAGCGACCAGCGTTCTCCGAGCACAGGAGCAGCCGTCACACAAACCGTCGCTCTACTCTGCCCCCAGCTATCCCCCCAATATCTTTGAGTCCAGTAACTCCACAGCCCAGCATCAGCAAGAGAATCTACCAGCATCGAACACGCAGtctgaag GGTCAGACTCTGTCATTTTGCTCAAGGTAAAGGATTCCAGAACCCCAGCACCAAG CCTCCCCTTCTTCCAGGCAGAACTGTGGATCAAAGAACT GACCAGCGTCTACGATTCACGAGCTCGGGAGAGGTGGCGGCAGATTGAAGAGCAGAAAGCACTGGCCTTGCAGCTGCAGAGCCAG CGGTTGCAGGAACAGGAACACTCGGTGCAGGATCTGGTGGATTTAAATCTTCGAGTACCCCTTGAGAAGGAAATCCCCGTCACGGTGGTCCCGGAAGAGAAGGAGGATGCTAAATCAGCTGACGGCGAAGAGGAGTTCCCCGAAATCACCGAG gaaatggaaaaggaaatcaaGAATGTATTCCGAGGTGGGAACCAGGACGAGGTCCTCAGCGAAGCTTTTCGGTTAACGATCACTCGGAAAGACATTCAGACCCTCAATAACCTGAACTGGCTCAACGATGAG ataaTTAATTTCTACATGAATTTGCTGATGGAGCGGAGCAAAGAGAAGGGTTTGCCGGCGGTTCACGCGTTCAATACTTTCTTCTTTACCAAATTAAAAACGGCGGGGTACCAAGCTGTGAAACGGTGGACTAAAAAAGTGGATGTCTTCTCTGTGGATCTCCTCTTGGTGCCTATTCATCTGGGAGTGCACTGGTGCCTGGCA GTTGtagacttcaggaaaaaaaccatcacCTATTAC